One Channa argus isolate prfri chromosome 15, Channa argus male v1.0, whole genome shotgun sequence DNA segment encodes these proteins:
- the mrtfbb gene encoding myocardin-related transcription factor B isoform X3, which yields MGFQIWPPRKPPPSSMACLDVETPSICRVLQLCLQQRRTREQLAEQGIMPPLKTPATFHEQIRSLERARTGNFLKHKLCSRPERSELVRMHILQDTQAEPSLQATQMKLKRARLADDLNEKIAQRPGPMELVEKNILAVDSDVKELNTGGKTNYPKAPDDYKFNEDSSDALSLEQPASRETSSSISTSPEEPVEKTSTSSLLNSPIQHSAQPNSQPTSDVGNLVSTSEQQGNPQASTPQPITTVVPSITTGPGLMKQTLHKQPGDKSRSKKSKEPKPRVKKLKYHQYIPPDQKQELSDVPMDSAYARLLQQQQQFLQLQILNQQQQQKYNYQGVLSLSLKTSEPHTSCSSLINEDAGSAPVQPHYTHTTRKLDYIPANLDEMKVAELKMELKLRALPVSGTKTDLIERLKLYQGTLAAVDTAAVTAASKSENKKITPPVSPIASKVSSLGIEDSSKAESSAKPSDTPAHAALCLNSPRRDLREDCLTEGRSHEKDSEKDKRLHEKERQIEELMRKLEQEQRLVEELKMQLEVEKRSQQGDSPPQLSPLAPFQVKEEDQSPSSCSAPCSSPCLPVLIKQEDIADQSHLASPTQFIISHQTIKQPETLQSVPAGAQILLPSSHHASVVAIQLHASGIKFHTTVSSAAPGLIQTSGQVPQKAEASAAALQCRNHSQPLTKTWRMDTTAQSLLNTFPVSGCPAGASSSQAVPRGPTNKSPCLINHVSKCKNPPPYEDAVKQTRRTLTAVQGPTAASQQMDDLFDVLIESGEISPFIRQDSPSLNKHLPVTASVTTLPINTVLSRPPPVVQMAQLPTAPINNSTNLVALTTDTQLDTILNGTLGADAEPQALKMMEELHSPLGTMDVDFNENTSTSAMTLHSTNMDNMDWLELTLSVPGEGDNPLDVSTPGSVFSSDFLDPNDLPLNWD from the exons TCCTCCagctctgtctgcagcagaggagaacTCGAGAACAGCTTGCGGAGCAAGGCATCATGCCAC CTCTGAAAACACCTGCTACCTTCCATGAGCAGATTCGCAGCCTGGAGAGAGCCAGG actgGGAACTTCTTAAAGCACAAACTCTGCAGCAGACCTGAGCGCTCTGAGCTGGTCCGTATGCACATCCTACAAG ACACGCAGGCTGAGCCCTCCCTGCAGGCCACACAGATGAAGCTGAAGAGGGCCAGACTGGCAGATGATCTCAATGAGAAGATAGCCCAACGCCCTGGACCAATGGAGCTGGTGGAGAAGAACATTCTCGCTGTTGACTCTGATGTCAAAGAGCTTAACACTG GTGGTAAGACAAACTACCCCAAGGCGCCAGATGATTACAAGTTCAATGAGGACAGCAGTGATGCCTTATCACTAGAACAGCCTGCAAGCCGGGAAACTTCCAGCTCCATTTCAACTTCTCCAGAGGAGCCTGTAGAGAaaacctccacctcctctctgttAAACTCGCCCATACA GCACTCTGCTCAGCCTAATTCACAGCCCACATCAGATGTAGGTAATCTTGTTTCTACCAGCGAGCAACAAGGCAACCCACAGGCATCGACACCTCAGCCAATTACCACAGTTGTCCCTAGCATCACAACAGGGCCAGGTCTTATGAAG CAAACCCTGCACAAGCAACCTGGCGATAAAAGCCGCAGCAAAAAGAGCAAAGAGCCTAAACCACGAGTGAAGAAACTGAAGTACCATCAGTACATTCCCCCAGACCAGAAGCAAGAGCTCAGTGATGTGCCAATGGACTCTGCCTATGCCCGCCTGcttcagcagcaacagcagttcCTGCAGCTCCAGATCctaaaccagcagcagcagcaaaagtaCAACTACCAGGGTGTCCTGTCTTTGTCACTCAA GACATCAGAGCCACACACCAGCTGTTCCAGTCTTATTAATGAAGACGCAGGATCTGCCCCTGTGCAGCCCCACTACACTCATACAACCCGCAAACTAGATTATATACCAGCTAATCTGGATGAGATGAAG GTTGCTGAGCTGAAGATGGAATTAAAACTCAGAGCTTTGCCAGTTTCTGGGACTAAGACAGATCTGATAGAGAGGTTAAAGTTGTATCAGGGGACCTTGGCTGCAGTGGACACAGCAGCTGTCACAGCAGCCtcaaaatctgaaaacaaaaagataacCCCTCCTGTGTCACCTATAGCCTCCAAAGTGTCCAGTCTGGGCATAGAGGACAGTAGCAAGGCAGAGAGTTCAGCAAAGCCTTCAGATACTCCAGCTCATGCTGCTCTCTGCTTGAACTCCCCACGGAGAGATCTGCGGGAGGACTGTTTAACAGAGGGGAGGTCCCATGAGAAGGATTCTGAAAAGGACAAACGTCTGCATGAGAAGGAGCGTCAGATTGAGGAGTTGATGcggaagctggagcaggagcaGAGGCTGGTGGAAGAGCTAAAGATGCAGCTAGAGGTGGAGAAGAGAAGCCAGCAAGGAGATTCACCACCTCAGCTCAGCCCCCTTGCACCCTTCCAGGTCAAAGAGGAAGATCAGTCGCCCTCAAGCTGCTCAGCACCCTGTAGCTCTCCTTGTCTGCCAGTGCTGATCAAACAGGAGGACATTGCAGATCAGAGCCACTTAGCTTCtccaactcagttcatcataaGCCATCAGACCATCAAGCAGCCTGAAACCCTACAGTCTGTCCCGGCTGGAGCTCAGATCCTCCTGCCTTCATCCCATCATGCCTCAGTAGTTGCTATCCAGCTCCACGCCAGTGGCATCAAATTTCACACCACTGTCAGCAGTGCAGCCCCAGGACTCATCCAGACATCTGGACAGGTGCCACAGAAAGCAGAGgcctcagcagcagcattacAATGCAGGAATCACAGTCAGCCACTGACAAAG ACATGGAGGATGGATACCACAGCACAAAGCTTACTCAATACATTTCCAGTGAGTGGATGTCCTGCAGGAGCCTCCTCTAGCCAAGCTGTCCCTAGAGGACCTACAAATAAG TCTCCCTGTCTCATAAACCATGTGTCAAAATGCAAAAACCCACCTCCCTACGAGGATGCCGTCAAACAGACACGCAGAACGCTAACAGCTGTTcag GGTCCTACTGCAGCAAGCCAACAGATGGATGATCTGTTTGATGTGTTGATTGAGAGTGGTG AGATCTCCCCCTTCATCCGGCAGGATTCTCCTAGTCTTAACAAGCATCTCCCTGTGACAGCAAGTGTAACCACCCTTCCTATCAACACGGTTCTGAGCCGGCCTCCTCCCGTGGTGCAAATGGCCCAGCTGCCTACTGCACCCATTAACAACTCAACCAACTTGGTAGCCCTGACCACTGACACCCAGCTGGACACGATCCTAAATGGCACGCTGGGCGCTGACGCCGAGCCACAAGCACTGAAAATGATGGAGGAGTTACACTCACCCTTAGGCACCATGGACGTGGACtttaatgaaaatacatcaacttCTGCGATGACACTGCACAGCACCAACATGGACAATATGGATTGGCTGGAGCTTACCCTGTCTGTGCCAGGAGAGGGGGACAACCCTTTGGATGTGTCAACACCGGGGAGTGTCTTCTCCTCTGACTTCCTGGACCCTAATGACCTACCCTTGAACTGGGATTGA
- the mrtfbb gene encoding myocardin-related transcription factor B isoform X2, whose translation MGFQIWPPRKPPPSSMACLDVETPSICRGKFKSVLQLCLQQRRTREQLAEQGIMPPLKTPATFHEQIRSLERARTGNFLKHKLCSRPERSELVRMHILQDTQAEPSLQATQMKLKRARLADDLNEKIAQRPGPMELVEKNILAVDSDVKELNTGGKTNYPKAPDDYKFNEDSSDALSLEQPASRETSSSISTSPEEPVEKTSTSSLLNSPIQPNSQPTSDVGNLVSTSEQQGNPQASTPQPITTVVPSITTGPGLMKQTLHKQPGDKSRSKKSKEPKPRVKKLKYHQYIPPDQKQELSDVPMDSAYARLLQQQQQFLQLQILNQQQQQKYNYQGVLSLSLKTSEPHTSCSSLINEDAGSAPVQPHYTHTTRKLDYIPANLDEMKVAELKMELKLRALPVSGTKTDLIERLKLYQGTLAAVDTAAVTAASKSENKKITPPVSPIASKVSSLGIEDSSKAESSAKPSDTPAHAALCLNSPRRDLREDCLTEGRSHEKDSEKDKRLHEKERQIEELMRKLEQEQRLVEELKMQLEVEKRSQQGDSPPQLSPLAPFQVKEEDQSPSSCSAPCSSPCLPVLIKQEDIADQSHLASPTQFIISHQTIKQPETLQSVPAGAQILLPSSHHASVVAIQLHASGIKFHTTVSSAAPGLIQTSGQVPQKAEASAAALQCRNHSQPLTKTWRMDTTAQSLLNTFPVSGCPAGASSSQAVPRGPTNKSPCLINHVSKCKNPPPYEDAVKQTRRTLTAVQGPTAASQQMDDLFDVLIESGEISPFIRQDSPSLNKHLPVTASVTTLPINTVLSRPPPVVQMAQLPTAPINNSTNLVALTTDTQLDTILNGTLGADAEPQALKMMEELHSPLGTMDVDFNENTSTSAMTLHSTNMDNMDWLELTLSVPGEGDNPLDVSTPGSVFSSDFLDPNDLPLNWD comes from the exons TCCTCCagctctgtctgcagcagaggagaacTCGAGAACAGCTTGCGGAGCAAGGCATCATGCCAC CTCTGAAAACACCTGCTACCTTCCATGAGCAGATTCGCAGCCTGGAGAGAGCCAGG actgGGAACTTCTTAAAGCACAAACTCTGCAGCAGACCTGAGCGCTCTGAGCTGGTCCGTATGCACATCCTACAAG ACACGCAGGCTGAGCCCTCCCTGCAGGCCACACAGATGAAGCTGAAGAGGGCCAGACTGGCAGATGATCTCAATGAGAAGATAGCCCAACGCCCTGGACCAATGGAGCTGGTGGAGAAGAACATTCTCGCTGTTGACTCTGATGTCAAAGAGCTTAACACTG GTGGTAAGACAAACTACCCCAAGGCGCCAGATGATTACAAGTTCAATGAGGACAGCAGTGATGCCTTATCACTAGAACAGCCTGCAAGCCGGGAAACTTCCAGCTCCATTTCAACTTCTCCAGAGGAGCCTGTAGAGAaaacctccacctcctctctgttAAACTCGCCCATACAG CCTAATTCACAGCCCACATCAGATGTAGGTAATCTTGTTTCTACCAGCGAGCAACAAGGCAACCCACAGGCATCGACACCTCAGCCAATTACCACAGTTGTCCCTAGCATCACAACAGGGCCAGGTCTTATGAAG CAAACCCTGCACAAGCAACCTGGCGATAAAAGCCGCAGCAAAAAGAGCAAAGAGCCTAAACCACGAGTGAAGAAACTGAAGTACCATCAGTACATTCCCCCAGACCAGAAGCAAGAGCTCAGTGATGTGCCAATGGACTCTGCCTATGCCCGCCTGcttcagcagcaacagcagttcCTGCAGCTCCAGATCctaaaccagcagcagcagcaaaagtaCAACTACCAGGGTGTCCTGTCTTTGTCACTCAA GACATCAGAGCCACACACCAGCTGTTCCAGTCTTATTAATGAAGACGCAGGATCTGCCCCTGTGCAGCCCCACTACACTCATACAACCCGCAAACTAGATTATATACCAGCTAATCTGGATGAGATGAAG GTTGCTGAGCTGAAGATGGAATTAAAACTCAGAGCTTTGCCAGTTTCTGGGACTAAGACAGATCTGATAGAGAGGTTAAAGTTGTATCAGGGGACCTTGGCTGCAGTGGACACAGCAGCTGTCACAGCAGCCtcaaaatctgaaaacaaaaagataacCCCTCCTGTGTCACCTATAGCCTCCAAAGTGTCCAGTCTGGGCATAGAGGACAGTAGCAAGGCAGAGAGTTCAGCAAAGCCTTCAGATACTCCAGCTCATGCTGCTCTCTGCTTGAACTCCCCACGGAGAGATCTGCGGGAGGACTGTTTAACAGAGGGGAGGTCCCATGAGAAGGATTCTGAAAAGGACAAACGTCTGCATGAGAAGGAGCGTCAGATTGAGGAGTTGATGcggaagctggagcaggagcaGAGGCTGGTGGAAGAGCTAAAGATGCAGCTAGAGGTGGAGAAGAGAAGCCAGCAAGGAGATTCACCACCTCAGCTCAGCCCCCTTGCACCCTTCCAGGTCAAAGAGGAAGATCAGTCGCCCTCAAGCTGCTCAGCACCCTGTAGCTCTCCTTGTCTGCCAGTGCTGATCAAACAGGAGGACATTGCAGATCAGAGCCACTTAGCTTCtccaactcagttcatcataaGCCATCAGACCATCAAGCAGCCTGAAACCCTACAGTCTGTCCCGGCTGGAGCTCAGATCCTCCTGCCTTCATCCCATCATGCCTCAGTAGTTGCTATCCAGCTCCACGCCAGTGGCATCAAATTTCACACCACTGTCAGCAGTGCAGCCCCAGGACTCATCCAGACATCTGGACAGGTGCCACAGAAAGCAGAGgcctcagcagcagcattacAATGCAGGAATCACAGTCAGCCACTGACAAAG ACATGGAGGATGGATACCACAGCACAAAGCTTACTCAATACATTTCCAGTGAGTGGATGTCCTGCAGGAGCCTCCTCTAGCCAAGCTGTCCCTAGAGGACCTACAAATAAG TCTCCCTGTCTCATAAACCATGTGTCAAAATGCAAAAACCCACCTCCCTACGAGGATGCCGTCAAACAGACACGCAGAACGCTAACAGCTGTTcag GGTCCTACTGCAGCAAGCCAACAGATGGATGATCTGTTTGATGTGTTGATTGAGAGTGGTG AGATCTCCCCCTTCATCCGGCAGGATTCTCCTAGTCTTAACAAGCATCTCCCTGTGACAGCAAGTGTAACCACCCTTCCTATCAACACGGTTCTGAGCCGGCCTCCTCCCGTGGTGCAAATGGCCCAGCTGCCTACTGCACCCATTAACAACTCAACCAACTTGGTAGCCCTGACCACTGACACCCAGCTGGACACGATCCTAAATGGCACGCTGGGCGCTGACGCCGAGCCACAAGCACTGAAAATGATGGAGGAGTTACACTCACCCTTAGGCACCATGGACGTGGACtttaatgaaaatacatcaacttCTGCGATGACACTGCACAGCACCAACATGGACAATATGGATTGGCTGGAGCTTACCCTGTCTGTGCCAGGAGAGGGGGACAACCCTTTGGATGTGTCAACACCGGGGAGTGTCTTCTCCTCTGACTTCCTGGACCCTAATGACCTACCCTTGAACTGGGATTGA
- the mrtfbb gene encoding myocardin-related transcription factor B isoform X4 codes for MGFQIWPPRKPPPSSMACLDVETPSICRGKFKSVLQLCLQQRRTREQLAEQGIMPPLKTPATFHEQIRSLERARTGNFLKHKLCSRPERSELVRMHILQDTQAEPSLQATQMKLKRARLADDLNEKIAQRPGPMELVEKNILAVDSDVKELNTGGKTNYPKAPDDYKFNEDSSDALSLEQPASRETSSSISTSPEEPVEKTSTSSLLNSPIQHSAQPNSQPTSDVGNLVSTSEQQGNPQASTPQPITTVVPSITTGPGLMKQTLHKQPGDKSRSKKSKEPKPRVKKLKYHQYIPPDQKQELSDVPMDSAYARLLQQQQQFLQLQILNQQQQQKTSEPHTSCSSLINEDAGSAPVQPHYTHTTRKLDYIPANLDEMKVAELKMELKLRALPVSGTKTDLIERLKLYQGTLAAVDTAAVTAASKSENKKITPPVSPIASKVSSLGIEDSSKAESSAKPSDTPAHAALCLNSPRRDLREDCLTEGRSHEKDSEKDKRLHEKERQIEELMRKLEQEQRLVEELKMQLEVEKRSQQGDSPPQLSPLAPFQVKEEDQSPSSCSAPCSSPCLPVLIKQEDIADQSHLASPTQFIISHQTIKQPETLQSVPAGAQILLPSSHHASVVAIQLHASGIKFHTTVSSAAPGLIQTSGQVPQKAEASAAALQCRNHSQPLTKTWRMDTTAQSLLNTFPVSGCPAGASSSQAVPRGPTNKSPCLINHVSKCKNPPPYEDAVKQTRRTLTAVQGPTAASQQMDDLFDVLIESGEISPFIRQDSPSLNKHLPVTASVTTLPINTVLSRPPPVVQMAQLPTAPINNSTNLVALTTDTQLDTILNGTLGADAEPQALKMMEELHSPLGTMDVDFNENTSTSAMTLHSTNMDNMDWLELTLSVPGEGDNPLDVSTPGSVFSSDFLDPNDLPLNWD; via the exons TCCTCCagctctgtctgcagcagaggagaacTCGAGAACAGCTTGCGGAGCAAGGCATCATGCCAC CTCTGAAAACACCTGCTACCTTCCATGAGCAGATTCGCAGCCTGGAGAGAGCCAGG actgGGAACTTCTTAAAGCACAAACTCTGCAGCAGACCTGAGCGCTCTGAGCTGGTCCGTATGCACATCCTACAAG ACACGCAGGCTGAGCCCTCCCTGCAGGCCACACAGATGAAGCTGAAGAGGGCCAGACTGGCAGATGATCTCAATGAGAAGATAGCCCAACGCCCTGGACCAATGGAGCTGGTGGAGAAGAACATTCTCGCTGTTGACTCTGATGTCAAAGAGCTTAACACTG GTGGTAAGACAAACTACCCCAAGGCGCCAGATGATTACAAGTTCAATGAGGACAGCAGTGATGCCTTATCACTAGAACAGCCTGCAAGCCGGGAAACTTCCAGCTCCATTTCAACTTCTCCAGAGGAGCCTGTAGAGAaaacctccacctcctctctgttAAACTCGCCCATACA GCACTCTGCTCAGCCTAATTCACAGCCCACATCAGATGTAGGTAATCTTGTTTCTACCAGCGAGCAACAAGGCAACCCACAGGCATCGACACCTCAGCCAATTACCACAGTTGTCCCTAGCATCACAACAGGGCCAGGTCTTATGAAG CAAACCCTGCACAAGCAACCTGGCGATAAAAGCCGCAGCAAAAAGAGCAAAGAGCCTAAACCACGAGTGAAGAAACTGAAGTACCATCAGTACATTCCCCCAGACCAGAAGCAAGAGCTCAGTGATGTGCCAATGGACTCTGCCTATGCCCGCCTGcttcagcagcaacagcagttcCTGCAGCTCCAGATCctaaaccagcagcagcagcaaaa GACATCAGAGCCACACACCAGCTGTTCCAGTCTTATTAATGAAGACGCAGGATCTGCCCCTGTGCAGCCCCACTACACTCATACAACCCGCAAACTAGATTATATACCAGCTAATCTGGATGAGATGAAG GTTGCTGAGCTGAAGATGGAATTAAAACTCAGAGCTTTGCCAGTTTCTGGGACTAAGACAGATCTGATAGAGAGGTTAAAGTTGTATCAGGGGACCTTGGCTGCAGTGGACACAGCAGCTGTCACAGCAGCCtcaaaatctgaaaacaaaaagataacCCCTCCTGTGTCACCTATAGCCTCCAAAGTGTCCAGTCTGGGCATAGAGGACAGTAGCAAGGCAGAGAGTTCAGCAAAGCCTTCAGATACTCCAGCTCATGCTGCTCTCTGCTTGAACTCCCCACGGAGAGATCTGCGGGAGGACTGTTTAACAGAGGGGAGGTCCCATGAGAAGGATTCTGAAAAGGACAAACGTCTGCATGAGAAGGAGCGTCAGATTGAGGAGTTGATGcggaagctggagcaggagcaGAGGCTGGTGGAAGAGCTAAAGATGCAGCTAGAGGTGGAGAAGAGAAGCCAGCAAGGAGATTCACCACCTCAGCTCAGCCCCCTTGCACCCTTCCAGGTCAAAGAGGAAGATCAGTCGCCCTCAAGCTGCTCAGCACCCTGTAGCTCTCCTTGTCTGCCAGTGCTGATCAAACAGGAGGACATTGCAGATCAGAGCCACTTAGCTTCtccaactcagttcatcataaGCCATCAGACCATCAAGCAGCCTGAAACCCTACAGTCTGTCCCGGCTGGAGCTCAGATCCTCCTGCCTTCATCCCATCATGCCTCAGTAGTTGCTATCCAGCTCCACGCCAGTGGCATCAAATTTCACACCACTGTCAGCAGTGCAGCCCCAGGACTCATCCAGACATCTGGACAGGTGCCACAGAAAGCAGAGgcctcagcagcagcattacAATGCAGGAATCACAGTCAGCCACTGACAAAG ACATGGAGGATGGATACCACAGCACAAAGCTTACTCAATACATTTCCAGTGAGTGGATGTCCTGCAGGAGCCTCCTCTAGCCAAGCTGTCCCTAGAGGACCTACAAATAAG TCTCCCTGTCTCATAAACCATGTGTCAAAATGCAAAAACCCACCTCCCTACGAGGATGCCGTCAAACAGACACGCAGAACGCTAACAGCTGTTcag GGTCCTACTGCAGCAAGCCAACAGATGGATGATCTGTTTGATGTGTTGATTGAGAGTGGTG AGATCTCCCCCTTCATCCGGCAGGATTCTCCTAGTCTTAACAAGCATCTCCCTGTGACAGCAAGTGTAACCACCCTTCCTATCAACACGGTTCTGAGCCGGCCTCCTCCCGTGGTGCAAATGGCCCAGCTGCCTACTGCACCCATTAACAACTCAACCAACTTGGTAGCCCTGACCACTGACACCCAGCTGGACACGATCCTAAATGGCACGCTGGGCGCTGACGCCGAGCCACAAGCACTGAAAATGATGGAGGAGTTACACTCACCCTTAGGCACCATGGACGTGGACtttaatgaaaatacatcaacttCTGCGATGACACTGCACAGCACCAACATGGACAATATGGATTGGCTGGAGCTTACCCTGTCTGTGCCAGGAGAGGGGGACAACCCTTTGGATGTGTCAACACCGGGGAGTGTCTTCTCCTCTGACTTCCTGGACCCTAATGACCTACCCTTGAACTGGGATTGA
- the mrtfbb gene encoding myocardin-related transcription factor B isoform X8 gives MPPLKTPATFHEQIRSLERARTGNFLKHKLCSRPERSELVRMHILQDTQAEPSLQATQMKLKRARLADDLNEKIAQRPGPMELVEKNILAVDSDVKELNTGGKTNYPKAPDDYKFNEDSSDALSLEQPASRETSSSISTSPEEPVEKTSTSSLLNSPIQHSAQPNSQPTSDVGNLVSTSEQQGNPQASTPQPITTVVPSITTGPGLMKQTLHKQPGDKSRSKKSKEPKPRVKKLKYHQYIPPDQKQELSDVPMDSAYARLLQQQQQFLQLQILNQQQQQKYNYQGVLSLSLKTSEPHTSCSSLINEDAGSAPVQPHYTHTTRKLDYIPANLDEMKVAELKMELKLRALPVSGTKTDLIERLKLYQGTLAAVDTAAVTAASKSENKKITPPVSPIASKVSSLGIEDSSKAESSAKPSDTPAHAALCLNSPRRDLREDCLTEGRSHEKDSEKDKRLHEKERQIEELMRKLEQEQRLVEELKMQLEVEKRSQQGDSPPQLSPLAPFQVKEEDQSPSSCSAPCSSPCLPVLIKQEDIADQSHLASPTQFIISHQTIKQPETLQSVPAGAQILLPSSHHASVVAIQLHASGIKFHTTVSSAAPGLIQTSGQVPQKAEASAAALQCRNHSQPLTKTWRMDTTAQSLLNTFPVSGCPAGASSSQAVPRGPTNKSPCLINHVSKCKNPPPYEDAVKQTRRTLTAVQGPTAASQQMDDLFDVLIESGEISPFIRQDSPSLNKHLPVTASVTTLPINTVLSRPPPVVQMAQLPTAPINNSTNLVALTTDTQLDTILNGTLGADAEPQALKMMEELHSPLGTMDVDFNENTSTSAMTLHSTNMDNMDWLELTLSVPGEGDNPLDVSTPGSVFSSDFLDPNDLPLNWD, from the exons ATGCCAC CTCTGAAAACACCTGCTACCTTCCATGAGCAGATTCGCAGCCTGGAGAGAGCCAGG actgGGAACTTCTTAAAGCACAAACTCTGCAGCAGACCTGAGCGCTCTGAGCTGGTCCGTATGCACATCCTACAAG ACACGCAGGCTGAGCCCTCCCTGCAGGCCACACAGATGAAGCTGAAGAGGGCCAGACTGGCAGATGATCTCAATGAGAAGATAGCCCAACGCCCTGGACCAATGGAGCTGGTGGAGAAGAACATTCTCGCTGTTGACTCTGATGTCAAAGAGCTTAACACTG GTGGTAAGACAAACTACCCCAAGGCGCCAGATGATTACAAGTTCAATGAGGACAGCAGTGATGCCTTATCACTAGAACAGCCTGCAAGCCGGGAAACTTCCAGCTCCATTTCAACTTCTCCAGAGGAGCCTGTAGAGAaaacctccacctcctctctgttAAACTCGCCCATACA GCACTCTGCTCAGCCTAATTCACAGCCCACATCAGATGTAGGTAATCTTGTTTCTACCAGCGAGCAACAAGGCAACCCACAGGCATCGACACCTCAGCCAATTACCACAGTTGTCCCTAGCATCACAACAGGGCCAGGTCTTATGAAG CAAACCCTGCACAAGCAACCTGGCGATAAAAGCCGCAGCAAAAAGAGCAAAGAGCCTAAACCACGAGTGAAGAAACTGAAGTACCATCAGTACATTCCCCCAGACCAGAAGCAAGAGCTCAGTGATGTGCCAATGGACTCTGCCTATGCCCGCCTGcttcagcagcaacagcagttcCTGCAGCTCCAGATCctaaaccagcagcagcagcaaaagtaCAACTACCAGGGTGTCCTGTCTTTGTCACTCAA GACATCAGAGCCACACACCAGCTGTTCCAGTCTTATTAATGAAGACGCAGGATCTGCCCCTGTGCAGCCCCACTACACTCATACAACCCGCAAACTAGATTATATACCAGCTAATCTGGATGAGATGAAG GTTGCTGAGCTGAAGATGGAATTAAAACTCAGAGCTTTGCCAGTTTCTGGGACTAAGACAGATCTGATAGAGAGGTTAAAGTTGTATCAGGGGACCTTGGCTGCAGTGGACACAGCAGCTGTCACAGCAGCCtcaaaatctgaaaacaaaaagataacCCCTCCTGTGTCACCTATAGCCTCCAAAGTGTCCAGTCTGGGCATAGAGGACAGTAGCAAGGCAGAGAGTTCAGCAAAGCCTTCAGATACTCCAGCTCATGCTGCTCTCTGCTTGAACTCCCCACGGAGAGATCTGCGGGAGGACTGTTTAACAGAGGGGAGGTCCCATGAGAAGGATTCTGAAAAGGACAAACGTCTGCATGAGAAGGAGCGTCAGATTGAGGAGTTGATGcggaagctggagcaggagcaGAGGCTGGTGGAAGAGCTAAAGATGCAGCTAGAGGTGGAGAAGAGAAGCCAGCAAGGAGATTCACCACCTCAGCTCAGCCCCCTTGCACCCTTCCAGGTCAAAGAGGAAGATCAGTCGCCCTCAAGCTGCTCAGCACCCTGTAGCTCTCCTTGTCTGCCAGTGCTGATCAAACAGGAGGACATTGCAGATCAGAGCCACTTAGCTTCtccaactcagttcatcataaGCCATCAGACCATCAAGCAGCCTGAAACCCTACAGTCTGTCCCGGCTGGAGCTCAGATCCTCCTGCCTTCATCCCATCATGCCTCAGTAGTTGCTATCCAGCTCCACGCCAGTGGCATCAAATTTCACACCACTGTCAGCAGTGCAGCCCCAGGACTCATCCAGACATCTGGACAGGTGCCACAGAAAGCAGAGgcctcagcagcagcattacAATGCAGGAATCACAGTCAGCCACTGACAAAG ACATGGAGGATGGATACCACAGCACAAAGCTTACTCAATACATTTCCAGTGAGTGGATGTCCTGCAGGAGCCTCCTCTAGCCAAGCTGTCCCTAGAGGACCTACAAATAAG TCTCCCTGTCTCATAAACCATGTGTCAAAATGCAAAAACCCACCTCCCTACGAGGATGCCGTCAAACAGACACGCAGAACGCTAACAGCTGTTcag GGTCCTACTGCAGCAAGCCAACAGATGGATGATCTGTTTGATGTGTTGATTGAGAGTGGTG AGATCTCCCCCTTCATCCGGCAGGATTCTCCTAGTCTTAACAAGCATCTCCCTGTGACAGCAAGTGTAACCACCCTTCCTATCAACACGGTTCTGAGCCGGCCTCCTCCCGTGGTGCAAATGGCCCAGCTGCCTACTGCACCCATTAACAACTCAACCAACTTGGTAGCCCTGACCACTGACACCCAGCTGGACACGATCCTAAATGGCACGCTGGGCGCTGACGCCGAGCCACAAGCACTGAAAATGATGGAGGAGTTACACTCACCCTTAGGCACCATGGACGTGGACtttaatgaaaatacatcaacttCTGCGATGACACTGCACAGCACCAACATGGACAATATGGATTGGCTGGAGCTTACCCTGTCTGTGCCAGGAGAGGGGGACAACCCTTTGGATGTGTCAACACCGGGGAGTGTCTTCTCCTCTGACTTCCTGGACCCTAATGACCTACCCTTGAACTGGGATTGA